Proteins encoded within one genomic window of Bacteroides sedimenti:
- a CDS encoding RNA polymerase sigma-70 factor: protein MNELDDILLFKLIKAGDEQAFKYLFDTYFVSTCRYMRLYLGNPQEAEELAVDIFMYLWENKEKIEIKLSFKAYLFQAARNRCLNHLRDRKQICSIDDIADSKFSTDFPYIEIDELNHLIEEAVSALPEKCKEVFCKSRNLNLTNQEISEDMKISIKTVEAQITKALKCIKKSLGEEYRYLF from the coding sequence ATGAATGAACTTGACGACATACTACTTTTTAAACTAATTAAAGCAGGAGACGAACAAGCATTTAAATATTTATTTGATACATATTTTGTTTCAACGTGTCGTTACATGCGTCTCTATTTGGGTAATCCACAAGAAGCCGAGGAATTAGCAGTAGATATATTTATGTATCTTTGGGAGAACAAGGAAAAAATAGAAATAAAATTATCGTTTAAAGCCTATTTATTCCAGGCAGCTCGTAATAGATGCTTAAACCATTTGCGTGATAGAAAACAGATTTGTTCTATTGATGACATTGCAGATAGTAAATTTTCTACCGATTTCCCATACATAGAGATCGATGAGCTAAACCATTTGATTGAAGAGGCCGTATCTGCTCTTCCTGAAAAATGCAAAGAGGTTTTTTGTAAAAGCAGAAATCTGAATCTGACAAATCAGGAAATTTCAGAAGATATGAAAATATCAATTAAGACAGTTGAAGCTCAAATCACTAAAGCTTTGAAATGCATTAAGAAATCTCTTGGAGAAGAGTATAGATATCTTTTTTAA
- a CDS encoding FecR family protein produces the protein MNKKVPWELIILKLKNEITDDQNFRLVKWLSEDENKKVFDELHEVWENVQSSVSGYVPDKNYYWEKLSAQMNATKKKTSRKFIPITSIYRYSAVACVILAVFITASFLITKSFHDSRITTQTYSTLGGKSKITLPDGTVVWLNSNTTLSYETDFRETDRSVKITGEAYFDVTKDKKRPFIVKTDGVEIIVHGTKFDVEALPNNENIFVSLVNGAVSLKTATENRALYPGEIATFSKKRNQLSIRKGNVEFVKSWANDKIIFKNKSLEEICRFLSRWYGVNIKIDPALSQKQYYTFTLQNEPLEEVLRIMARINAIEYRFDENNSVNISRKIDVKP, from the coding sequence ATGAATAAGAAAGTACCTTGGGAATTAATAATTTTAAAGCTTAAAAACGAGATTACTGATGATCAGAATTTCAGGCTGGTTAAATGGCTTTCCGAAGACGAAAATAAAAAAGTTTTTGATGAACTTCATGAGGTATGGGAAAATGTGCAATCAAGCGTCTCAGGGTATGTGCCTGACAAGAACTACTATTGGGAAAAGCTATCTGCTCAGATGAATGCTACTAAAAAGAAGACCTCAAGAAAATTCATTCCAATTACTTCTATTTATCGGTATTCAGCGGTAGCATGTGTTATACTGGCTGTTTTCATTACTGCATCTTTCCTGATCACAAAATCTTTTCATGACTCCAGGATTACAACTCAAACATATTCTACATTAGGTGGTAAATCAAAAATAACACTCCCTGATGGAACAGTTGTGTGGCTTAATTCAAATACAACTCTTTCTTATGAAACAGATTTTAGAGAGACTGATAGGAGTGTAAAAATAACTGGTGAAGCTTATTTTGATGTAACAAAAGATAAGAAAAGACCATTTATAGTAAAAACTGATGGAGTCGAAATTATAGTACATGGTACTAAGTTCGATGTAGAAGCACTTCCAAATAATGAAAATATTTTTGTAAGTCTTGTAAATGGAGCCGTTTCTTTAAAAACAGCTACAGAAAACAGAGCACTTTATCCTGGCGAAATAGCTACATTTTCAAAAAAAAGAAATCAACTATCCATACGAAAAGGCAATGTTGAGTTTGTTAAATCATGGGCGAATGACAAAATTATATTCAAAAACAAATCACTTGAGGAAATTTGTCGTTTTCTATCAAGATGGTATGGCGTCAATATTAAAATCGATCCTGCTTTATCACAAAAACAATATTATACATTCACGTTACAGAATGAACCTTTAGAAGAAGTACTCAGGATTATGGCGCGTATTAATGCCATAGAATATCGATTTGATGAAAATAACAGTGTGAATATTTCTAGAAAAATAGATGTTAAACCTTAA
- a CDS encoding SusC/RagA family TonB-linked outer membrane protein, with protein sequence MNLKKYIATFLLLFSVLSLSAQVAEKRINLSFSNITLAEAMTQIEKSSGYTFFYDVNKTNVKQRVTLSAKNTSLKKAIELMLKSTDLDFEVTNSQIALFPKNKKITENTTDKDANIKGTIVDEAGMPIIGANILIEGTKKGTITDIDGNFSLFAQHGSNLRISYIGYQTKTVKASATAIIKLVENTKTLDEVVVVGYGTMKKKDLTGAVNTLKVEQLEKDQPKTIQDMLRTGVAGLAVGMATDSKGNTSMLLRGKGSMSAGTSPLIVLDGVIYPGEITDINPSDIEQIDVLKDASSAAVYGAKASNGVVLITTKKGTRGKKPVINFSATLGVAFKNSLPEVYKGKEYVNYRQAVEESMYPSKPKGYFSDPTALSGSELSTWMDGASGDPTAIWLSRLEMSNIEIENYKAGNVTDWEKLTYNNAALRQDYTVSVAGNKEEMSYYSSLNYIKNENNLKGGGFDAVRARFNLESKAQKYITYGVNAQFTARNEGYISVGGYQSCSPYGNVYDENGKYKLYPNDNLNGYNPLIDAVYTKRINDINNINASMYLKVNLPFGLSVQTTYSPRFEWTNYLNHQSSEHPAWAKDKGNVTREQTKDFFWQSDNMLKWNKEFGKHAFDVTLLANCEKFQRWNNEMTNKLFEPSDNLGYGGIGYGTQPTVNSNDSYRTADAYMGRFHYVYDKRYLITATVRRDGYSAFGMNNPRATFPALALGWVFSEENFFPKNTFVEYGKLRLSWGKNGNRDIGAYEALMRLDPRKYYYCDYLTGDLINVNSFYASNMANPNLKWESVTAYNAGLDFALFNGRLSGSLDVYIKSTSDLLNARILPSITGYTNVISNIGEVQNKGFELSLNSRNIKENNFNWNTSFNLAYNKNTIKHLYGLTEDIKDEAGNVIGQKEADDISKGYFIGRSLDEIWGYKQIGVWQIDEAEEAKKYGQMPGDMKVLDVDGNYKYDNKDKVFQGHTTPQVRWNMRNEFIIFKNISASFSVYSYIGHYASFNRAKNDNALLNVTNQIKTPYWTPDNPTNEYARLKAARPAGIDFNVYSKASFLRFDNISVGYIFPKAWLKNAKIEGLNVNLTMRNVGYIAPSWKGEDPENSGSNTPRIVYFGINLTL encoded by the coding sequence ATGAATTTAAAGAAATATATAGCAACCTTCTTGCTATTATTTTCTGTGCTGAGCTTGTCGGCTCAAGTTGCAGAAAAACGAATTAATTTATCTTTTTCTAATATTACTCTTGCAGAGGCAATGACACAGATTGAAAAAAGTAGTGGATATACTTTTTTTTATGATGTAAATAAGACAAACGTAAAACAAAGAGTTACTCTATCAGCCAAAAACACTTCATTAAAAAAAGCGATAGAATTGATGTTAAAATCAACCGATCTGGATTTTGAAGTTACAAATTCTCAGATAGCTTTGTTTCCAAAAAACAAAAAAATCACAGAAAACACTACAGACAAAGATGCCAATATTAAAGGTACCATTGTTGATGAAGCAGGTATGCCTATTATTGGAGCAAATATTTTGATTGAGGGAACAAAAAAAGGAACTATAACAGATATAGACGGAAATTTTTCTTTATTTGCTCAGCATGGTTCAAATCTGCGCATCTCTTATATTGGTTATCAAACAAAAACTGTTAAAGCAAGTGCTACCGCTATCATTAAATTAGTTGAGAATACTAAAACACTTGATGAGGTAGTAGTGGTGGGATATGGTACCATGAAGAAAAAAGACCTAACCGGAGCTGTCAACACTTTAAAAGTAGAACAACTTGAAAAGGATCAGCCAAAAACAATTCAAGATATGCTCAGAACCGGCGTTGCCGGACTGGCTGTAGGGATGGCTACCGATTCAAAGGGAAATACTAGTATGTTACTTCGCGGAAAAGGTTCTATGTCTGCCGGAACATCTCCTCTTATTGTTCTAGATGGAGTAATTTATCCTGGAGAAATAACAGATATTAATCCTAGTGATATTGAGCAAATAGATGTGCTCAAAGATGCCAGTTCTGCTGCTGTCTATGGAGCAAAAGCATCAAATGGTGTAGTCCTTATTACAACAAAAAAAGGGACAAGAGGAAAGAAACCTGTTATAAACTTTAGTGCTACGCTTGGAGTAGCTTTCAAAAACTCGCTTCCGGAAGTCTATAAAGGAAAAGAATATGTGAACTACCGCCAAGCTGTAGAAGAGAGTATGTATCCATCTAAACCTAAAGGATATTTCTCTGACCCGACAGCTTTATCGGGTAGCGAATTATCGACATGGATGGATGGTGCTTCGGGAGATCCCACTGCCATTTGGCTGTCTCGTTTAGAGATGTCAAACATCGAAATTGAGAATTATAAGGCTGGCAATGTAACCGATTGGGAAAAACTGACTTATAATAATGCAGCTCTTCGACAAGATTATACTGTAAGCGTGGCAGGAAACAAAGAAGAGATGTCGTATTATTCTTCTCTAAATTATATAAAAAATGAGAATAATTTAAAAGGCGGTGGATTTGATGCGGTGCGGGCTCGTTTTAACTTGGAAAGCAAAGCACAGAAGTATATTACATATGGCGTAAATGCTCAGTTCACTGCTCGTAACGAGGGATATATAAGCGTAGGGGGATATCAGAGTTGTTCTCCTTATGGAAATGTATATGATGAGAATGGAAAATATAAATTATATCCTAATGACAATTTAAATGGATACAATCCTTTAATAGATGCTGTTTATACAAAGAGAATCAATGATATAAATAATATCAATGCTTCAATGTATCTCAAAGTAAACCTGCCTTTTGGTTTATCCGTACAAACAACATATTCTCCTCGCTTTGAATGGACAAACTATCTGAATCATCAATCTTCAGAACATCCTGCATGGGCAAAGGACAAAGGTAATGTCACCCGCGAGCAGACAAAAGACTTTTTCTGGCAATCGGATAACATGCTGAAGTGGAACAAGGAGTTTGGAAAACATGCTTTTGATGTGACATTGCTTGCCAATTGTGAGAAGTTTCAACGCTGGAATAATGAAATGACCAACAAATTATTTGAGCCAAGTGATAATTTGGGATACGGCGGAATTGGATATGGAACTCAACCAACAGTGAATAGCAATGATAGTTATCGAACTGCTGATGCATATATGGGAAGGTTTCACTATGTATATGACAAAAGATATCTGATAACAGCAACAGTTAGGCGCGATGGTTATTCTGCTTTTGGGATGAATAATCCCAGAGCAACATTCCCGGCCCTTGCATTGGGATGGGTTTTTTCAGAAGAGAATTTTTTCCCTAAAAACACATTCGTTGAATATGGAAAACTAAGACTTTCTTGGGGAAAGAATGGTAACCGGGATATTGGGGCCTATGAAGCTTTAATGAGATTGGATCCTCGAAAATACTACTATTGTGATTATCTTACCGGAGATCTTATTAACGTAAATAGTTTCTATGCATCCAATATGGCTAATCCTAATTTAAAATGGGAATCGGTTACTGCATATAATGCAGGATTAGATTTTGCCCTGTTTAATGGTCGTTTATCAGGTAGCCTCGATGTATATATTAAAAGCACATCAGACTTGTTAAATGCCCGAATTTTACCAAGTATTACAGGTTATACAAATGTAATTAGCAATATTGGTGAAGTACAAAATAAAGGTTTCGAACTTTCATTAAATTCAAGAAATATAAAAGAAAATAACTTCAACTGGAATACAAGTTTCAATCTGGCTTATAACAAAAATACTATCAAGCACCTATATGGCCTAACAGAAGACATAAAAGATGAAGCGGGAAATGTGATTGGCCAGAAAGAAGCAGATGATATTTCAAAAGGGTACTTTATTGGCCGTTCATTAGATGAAATATGGGGTTATAAGCAGATTGGCGTATGGCAGATTGATGAAGCTGAAGAAGCAAAAAAATATGGCCAAATGCCAGGTGACATGAAAGTACTGGATGTGGATGGCAACTACAAATACGATAATAAAGATAAGGTCTTCCAGGGACATACCACTCCACAGGTTCGTTGGAACATGCGTAATGAGTTTATTATCTTTAAGAATATTTCCGCATCATTCAGTGTATATTCTTATATTGGTCATTATGCCTCTTTTAACAGAGCAAAAAACGACAATGCATTATTGAATGTGACTAATCAGATAAAAACTCCTTATTGGACTCCAGATAATCCAACAAATGAATATGCACGTTTAAAAGCTGCACGTCCGGCAGGAATCGATTTCAATGTTTATAGTAAAGCTTCCTTCCTCCGTTTTGATAATATATCAGTAGGATATATATTCCCAAAAGCGTGGTTGAAAAATGCTAAGATTGAGGGATTGAATGTAAACCTGACAATGAGAAATGTTGGATATATTGCACCAAGCTGGAAAGGAGAAGATCCTGAAAATAGTGGAAGCAATACACCAAGAATTGTTTATTTTGGAATTAACCTAACATTATAA
- a CDS encoding RagB/SusD family nutrient uptake outer membrane protein — protein MKFLDKKGIYVCALGLLTLTTACTDWLEPKPLSFFTPENSFNSYGGLKTATDMLNRDVRYIDYYPTGFSAPPAFLTELVFSDVAVNGMTDTNNPPQDLNRQITPSANLSTAANAGRSGFYWDSMYKGIKDANTIISRSKTATFDSEEQRKEVEGLAYFHRAYRYYRLVHQFGDVPLITEEITEPRYNFYTTKREVILRMMKEDLERTAPYLKKEVNKGMVSQAAAYHLLAKIDLALGEFDAAIDATSKVINDGVHSLMTERFGIDKNDATKNVIWDLHRSENKALPANKEVLYMVLDRFGPEGGSATGLEIKRQVLPMYSATNNLLTPDGFAGFVDNDEVKNPYLKQYGRGICTLRSTWYHTHMIWTLDNTDLRHAKGNWMEMSDLNYNNPSLKGKSQWYGKPVQLTDAKGKYLCKDTIRAWVGWPHYKVYVPDDTEANWRGGHADWYIFRLAETYLLRAEAYYWKGMKEEAAADLNKIRARAQARPLTASEVTMKTILDERARELFYEEPRKTELTRIAYIYAQTGKVADNGKTYSLDKFSENNFFFDQISKYSDFYNKGVKTAKGNEYTMSPYHVLWPIPIDAIKVNVQGHINQNKGYSGSEDNITPLDHSN, from the coding sequence ATGAAATTTTTAGATAAAAAGGGGATATATGTTTGTGCCTTAGGTTTATTGACATTAACAACTGCCTGCACCGACTGGCTAGAGCCAAAGCCATTATCATTCTTTACGCCCGAAAACTCATTTAATTCTTATGGGGGATTAAAGACGGCAACAGATATGTTGAATAGAGATGTCCGTTATATAGATTATTATCCTACTGGATTTTCTGCACCTCCAGCATTTCTCACTGAACTTGTGTTTTCCGACGTGGCCGTTAACGGAATGACTGACACCAATAATCCTCCTCAGGATTTGAATCGCCAGATAACTCCCAGTGCCAATTTATCAACAGCTGCCAATGCAGGTAGAAGTGGTTTTTATTGGGACAGTATGTATAAAGGTATAAAAGATGCCAATACCATTATTTCTCGTTCCAAAACTGCAACTTTTGACTCTGAAGAACAAAGGAAAGAGGTAGAAGGACTAGCTTATTTTCATCGTGCATATCGCTATTATCGTTTGGTTCATCAGTTTGGCGATGTTCCTTTAATCACAGAGGAGATTACAGAGCCCCGGTATAATTTTTACACTACCAAACGAGAAGTCATTCTTCGGATGATGAAAGAGGACCTGGAAAGAACTGCTCCATATTTGAAGAAAGAAGTTAATAAAGGAATGGTTAGTCAAGCTGCAGCCTATCACCTATTGGCTAAGATAGATTTAGCCTTAGGCGAGTTTGATGCTGCCATCGATGCAACTTCTAAAGTGATTAATGATGGAGTACACTCTTTAATGACCGAACGGTTTGGCATTGACAAGAATGATGCAACAAAGAATGTTATCTGGGATTTGCACCGTTCAGAGAACAAAGCACTACCTGCCAATAAGGAGGTGCTTTATATGGTGCTCGATCGTTTTGGACCTGAAGGTGGTTCAGCAACCGGACTTGAAATAAAACGTCAGGTCTTGCCTATGTATTCAGCCACAAATAATCTTTTGACTCCGGATGGTTTTGCGGGTTTTGTAGATAACGATGAAGTGAAAAATCCATATTTAAAACAATATGGACGTGGAATCTGTACACTACGTTCAACATGGTATCATACACACATGATTTGGACTTTGGACAATACCGACCTTCGTCATGCAAAAGGAAATTGGATGGAAATGTCAGACTTGAATTATAATAATCCTTCTTTAAAAGGAAAGTCTCAGTGGTATGGCAAACCTGTTCAACTAACAGATGCAAAAGGGAAATATTTATGCAAAGATACGATACGAGCATGGGTAGGATGGCCGCATTATAAAGTCTATGTGCCGGATGATACAGAAGCTAACTGGAGAGGGGGACATGCCGATTGGTATATTTTCCGTCTGGCAGAAACTTATCTTTTAAGAGCAGAGGCCTATTACTGGAAAGGCATGAAAGAGGAAGCTGCAGCAGATCTAAATAAAATCCGTGCAAGGGCTCAAGCCAGGCCTTTGACCGCAAGTGAAGTGACAATGAAAACTATCCTGGACGAAAGAGCAAGAGAGCTATTTTATGAAGAACCTCGTAAAACAGAACTGACCCGTATTGCTTATATTTATGCACAAACGGGCAAGGTTGCTGACAATGGCAAGACTTATTCTTTGGACAAATTCTCTGAAAATAACTTTTTCTTTGATCAAATCTCCAAATACTCTGACTTCTATAATAAAGGGGTTAAAACAGCCAAAGGAAACGAATATACAATGAGTCCATATCATGTTCTGTGGCCTATTCCTATAGATGCCATCAAAGTAAATGTTCAGGGGCATATTAATCAAAACAAAGGCTATAGTGGTTCAGAAGACAACATAACACCGCTAGACCACTCTAATTAA
- a CDS encoding glycoside hydrolase family 88/105 protein: MKINYRFILLGIIFSSSLPTFSQISFKKSEVKNIIKKVADWQIAHQKEVKHGEINWTNATLYLGMLEWAKMAEEEDQDSSYYKWLLRIGSRNYWQVDQRMYHADDIAISQIYIDLYRKYKKNAMIVPTIARAEWVMEHPSKGSFELDYSKPKTLERWTWCDALFMAPPVYAKLYRLTGDKKYIKFLNKEYKATYDYLFDKKENLFFRDWHYFTQKEENGKKIFWGRGNGWVLGGLTEILQELPKKDKNRKFYEELYIKLCTRVAELQNKDGFWHASLLDPDSYPSPETSCTTFNVYAMAYGVNEGILDKKVFLPIVIKGWKALVSSVDEDGKLGYVQPVGADPKKVTREMTEVFGVGAFLLAGNQIYRMAEL, translated from the coding sequence ATGAAAATAAATTATAGATTTATACTTTTAGGAATTATTTTTTCGTCATCTCTCCCCACGTTTTCACAAATCTCATTTAAAAAATCAGAGGTTAAAAACATAATAAAGAAAGTTGCAGACTGGCAGATTGCTCATCAAAAAGAGGTAAAGCACGGTGAAATCAATTGGACAAATGCAACATTATATCTGGGTATGCTAGAATGGGCAAAAATGGCAGAGGAAGAAGATCAGGACTCTTCTTACTATAAATGGTTGCTGCGCATTGGCTCTCGTAATTATTGGCAGGTAGACCAGCGGATGTACCATGCTGACGATATTGCAATTTCGCAAATATACATTGATTTATACCGGAAATATAAAAAGAATGCAATGATTGTTCCTACGATAGCCCGGGCAGAATGGGTAATGGAGCATCCATCTAAAGGATCTTTCGAATTAGATTATAGTAAACCTAAAACACTGGAACGTTGGACCTGGTGCGATGCATTATTTATGGCACCACCTGTATATGCAAAATTGTATAGACTTACAGGTGATAAGAAGTATATTAAGTTTTTAAACAAGGAATATAAGGCGACTTATGATTATTTGTTTGATAAGAAAGAGAATTTATTTTTCCGAGATTGGCATTATTTTACTCAAAAAGAGGAAAATGGCAAAAAAATATTTTGGGGACGCGGCAATGGCTGGGTACTGGGTGGATTAACGGAGATATTACAAGAATTACCTAAGAAGGATAAAAATCGCAAATTTTACGAAGAACTTTACATAAAATTGTGTACGCGAGTTGCCGAGCTGCAAAATAAAGATGGTTTTTGGCATGCAAGTTTGTTGGACCCCGATTCATATCCTTCACCTGAGACAAGCTGCACAACTTTTAATGTGTACGCAATGGCATATGGCGTTAATGAAGGAATACTGGACAAAAAAGTATTTCTCCCCATTGTAATAAAAGGATGGAAAGCGCTTGTGTCTTCCGTAGATGAAGATGGGAAACTTGGATATGTGCAGCCTGTAGGAGCAGATCCTAAGAAAGTAACCAGAGAGATGACAGAGGTTTTTGGAGTGGGGGCATTTCTGCTTGCCGGTAATCAGATTTACCGAATGGCTGAGTTATAA
- a CDS encoding M60 family metallopeptidase, with translation MKKYIFSAILIFEASIFNSCSDDITSNSDNPKITETEEYSPQGNPGVQEDIKLIVSGAKASSYQPGNGIELSYDGKYDTFYHSNWSNPVDYPTTLEYNFDNTPTIDYLVYHPRKNDVRGNFKEFEVWISTETEPLFKKVGVYDFKGVVTASRINFPDGLRKVKAVRFVVNSAINEIPGYKKPGITSCGEMEFFVKGRSSYNPLNIFTDMTCSELKTGFEQKNVDSISNAFYKNIAQHMLRGSYPREYRIQEYKPYPDPTIMAAECKISPYSLRDNPTGISVSEGEEMTVMVGPTAQNISLLIQDLDNGYGGSVFQLSEGVNVFKAANKGLAYIMYYTPTGIEKPVKIHIATGKVNGVFRSDKHTAKDWVNILNKTTDKYLDVVGAYAHLTFPVESFKKYTSDGLRLIQAYDSIVKFEQRFLGLEKYKRVIKNHLYCHIVYTDSYMYATDYRTAYSEPTMAKILDPNKLTGGDIWGPAHEMGHIHQTRPGFKWAGMTEVSNNVLSLYVQKCFGNKARLENADDKRYNSIYEQSLHEIVVPHIAHGAAGDNAFFQKLVPFWQLQLYCAGVKGKNDFYKDIYEAIRVNADPSTSGKCQLAFVKLCCEMAGEDLTDFFQAWGLLKPVQLTINDYGNKDMTITQEEVETTLAEIKALGLTKPVAPFQYICESNYDLFKLNNAVSKGTVTINGTKVTMNGWKNAVAFEVFSNNSLVFVSPYSTFDLQNNYSNLKIYAVSANGTRTEATL, from the coding sequence ATGAAAAAATACATATTTTCAGCTATACTCATTTTTGAAGCATCCATTTTTAATTCATGTTCGGATGATATAACTTCAAATTCGGATAACCCGAAAATTACAGAAACAGAAGAATACTCTCCACAAGGAAATCCAGGTGTACAAGAAGATATAAAACTAATTGTATCAGGAGCAAAGGCATCTTCTTACCAACCAGGCAATGGAATAGAATTATCTTATGATGGTAAATATGACACATTTTATCATTCCAACTGGAGTAATCCTGTTGATTATCCTACAACTCTGGAGTATAATTTTGATAACACCCCGACAATTGATTATTTAGTTTACCATCCTCGAAAAAATGATGTAAGAGGAAACTTTAAAGAGTTCGAGGTGTGGATATCAACAGAAACTGAACCTCTTTTTAAAAAAGTAGGTGTCTATGATTTTAAAGGAGTTGTAACAGCTTCACGAATAAACTTCCCCGACGGATTAAGGAAAGTTAAAGCTGTTCGATTCGTGGTAAACTCTGCAATCAACGAGATTCCGGGATATAAAAAACCGGGGATTACCTCTTGTGGTGAAATGGAATTCTTTGTTAAAGGTCGTTCTTCATATAATCCTTTAAATATTTTTACCGATATGACTTGTTCTGAGCTAAAAACCGGATTCGAACAGAAGAATGTGGATAGCATATCAAATGCTTTTTATAAAAATATAGCTCAACACATGCTCAGAGGGAGCTATCCGCGGGAATACCGTATACAAGAATATAAACCTTATCCCGACCCTACGATTATGGCGGCTGAATGCAAAATATCGCCATATAGTTTACGTGATAACCCAACAGGTATTTCGGTGAGTGAAGGAGAAGAAATGACAGTTATGGTAGGTCCTACCGCACAAAATATCAGTTTACTTATTCAAGATTTGGACAATGGATACGGAGGTAGTGTTTTCCAGTTATCAGAAGGAGTAAATGTATTTAAGGCAGCCAATAAAGGGTTAGCGTATATAATGTATTATACTCCAACAGGAATAGAAAAGCCAGTTAAAATTCACATAGCAACGGGAAAGGTAAATGGCGTGTTTCGCTCCGATAAGCATACTGCTAAAGATTGGGTAAACATACTTAATAAAACAACTGATAAGTATTTGGATGTTGTGGGTGCATATGCACATCTGACTTTCCCTGTAGAGAGTTTTAAAAAATATACATCCGATGGCCTACGCCTGATTCAGGCATATGATTCCATAGTGAAATTTGAACAACGATTCCTGGGACTAGAAAAATATAAAAGAGTGATAAAGAATCATCTGTACTGCCACATTGTTTATACAGATAGTTATATGTATGCTACAGATTATCGCACAGCATACTCTGAACCAACAATGGCAAAGATTCTTGATCCCAATAAACTGACCGGAGGAGACATTTGGGGGCCAGCTCACGAAATGGGGCATATTCATCAAACACGTCCGGGATTTAAATGGGCGGGTATGACTGAAGTCTCTAATAATGTACTTTCTTTGTATGTTCAAAAGTGCTTTGGCAATAAAGCCCGCCTGGAAAATGCAGATGATAAAAGGTATAACAGTATATATGAACAGTCTCTTCACGAGATTGTGGTACCTCATATTGCTCATGGTGCAGCCGGTGACAATGCTTTCTTTCAGAAGCTTGTACCATTCTGGCAGTTACAGCTTTACTGTGCAGGCGTGAAAGGTAAAAATGATTTTTATAAAGATATATATGAAGCAATTAGAGTTAATGCCGATCCTTCAACAAGTGGAAAATGCCAATTGGCTTTCGTGAAGTTATGTTGTGAAATGGCTGGTGAAGATTTGACGGATTTTTTTCAGGCCTGGGGACTATTAAAACCAGTTCAGCTTACAATTAATGACTATGGCAATAAAGACATGACCATTACACAAGAAGAGGTAGAAACAACTTTAGCCGAAATTAAAGCATTAGGACTTACTAAACCTGTAGCTCCTTTTCAGTATATTTGTGAATCGAATTATGATTTGTTTAAGTTAAACAATGCTGTATCAAAAGGAACAGTAACTATTAATGGAACAAAAGTTACGATGAATGGTTGGAAAAATGCCGTAGCATTTGAGGTCTTTAGTAACAACAGCTTAGTGTTTGTTTCACCTTACTCAACATTTGATCTACAAAACAATTATTCAAATCTAAAAATATACGCTGTCTCAGCCAACGGAACACGTACAGAGGCAACTCTATAA